CGCCCTGTTCGCCCGTCGTCGCTAAGGGAGATAAGGTCCTCGTCGGCTCCCGCATCGGCAACAACGACGCCTTCGTCTCCGCGCCGATCCTTTCAAGCGTTTCCGGAACGGTAAAGGATGTCACGATGAGAATGACGACGCCGGGCATGCTCGAGAACTGCGTCGTCGTGGAAAATGACGGTCTTTACGAAATGGCTCCCGAATGGAAGCCTATGGAAAATTATGAGAGCGCCGATCCGAAGGAATATGTCAAGCGGATCCGCGAGGCCGGCATCGTCGGCTTCGGCGGCGCGACCTTCCCGACGGCCGTCAAGCTCTCCCCCCCTCCCGACAAGAAGATAAAATGGCTCATCGTCAACGGAGTCGAATGCGAGCCCTACCTCAACTGCGACAACCGCCTGATGCTGGAAGAGACGGAAAGGGTGGTAAAGGGGCTTCAGCTCGTAATGCGCCTCTTCCCCGACGCCCAGGGCGTGATCGCGATCGAGAACAACAAGCCCGCGGCGGTCGCCAGGATGGACGAAGCGCTGACGAAGCTCTCCGCGGATAAGATCTCCGTCCGGCCGCTGACCGTAAAATATCCGCAGGGCGCGGAAAAGATGCTGATCGAGGCGCTCACCGGGCAGGAGTATGTGATGACCGCCCTTCCGGCCGACGTCGGCTGCATCATCCTCAACGTCCGCACCATTTACCAGATATACATGGCCGTCGCCGAGGGGATACCGGCGACGAAACGGATCGTCACCGTCACCGGGGACGCCGTGGCTCATCCCAGGAATATCGAAGTCCCGCTCGGCACCTCGGTGCGCGAGTTGGTCGACTTCTGCGGCGGCTTCAAGGAACAGCCTGTGAAGATCCTCTCCGGCGGCCCGATGATGGGTATTTCGATGCGCTCCATCGACGTGCCGGTGGTGAAGGGGACCTCGGGCATCCTCGCCCTCACCGCGAAGTCGGCGATGCTGAAACCGATCACCCCCTGCCTTCGCTGCGGACGCTGCGTCACGGCCTGCCCGATGGGCCTCGTGCCGAACGTTCTTGAGCCGCTCGTGCTCGAACGCCTCTACACGCGCTTTGAGGAAGAGGGCGGCATGAACTGCATAGAGTGCGGGAGCTGCACCTACATGTGCCCCGCGAACCGTCCGCTCACCCAGGGCTGCCGCGACGGCAAAGCCTCGGTGATGGCGATGCGCAGAAAGGCGGCTGCAAAATAATGGAACGTCTACTTGTTGTTTCAAGCTCACCACATATACACTCTCCGCTCGACACCAGGACGATAATGGGCTGGGTGCTGGCCGCGCTCGCCCCCGCCGGGATCGCCGGCGTTTACTTCTTCGGCCTCCGCGCCGCGGCGGTGATGGCGGTCTGCGTCGTCTCCTGCGTCGCCTTTGAATACCTCTGGGAGCGGTGCACGAAGAGGACGGTCACGGTCGGAGACCTTTCCGCGGCGGTCACGGGGCTGCTGCTGGCCTACAACCTGCCGCCGACCATTCCCTTCTGGATGGCGGTCTTAGGCAGCCTCTTCGCGATCATCGTCGTCAAGCAGTTCTTCGGCGGCTTAGGCTGCAACATCGTCAACCCCGCGCTCGCGGGACGCGCGATGATGCTCACGAGCTGGCCCGTGCCGATGACCACCTGGACGCTCGACGGCGTCTCCGGCGCGACGCCGCTGGCAATGATAAAGGCCGGAACGCTGGACAACCTGCCGGGCCTGCGGGACGTCTTCCTCGGCAGCGTCGGAGGCTGTATCGGTGAGACATCGGCGCTTGCGCTGCTCATCGGCTTCGCGATACTCCTTTATAAGGATATCATCAAGTGGCATGTGCCGGTGATCTATGTGGCTGTCGTGGCCGCGTTATGCGCGCTCTTCGGCAGGCCGGTGCCCCCATATTACGAAATACTGACGGGCGGCCTCTTCCTCGGCGCCATTTTCATG
The window above is part of the Cloacibacillus evryensis DSM 19522 genome. Proteins encoded here:
- a CDS encoding RnfABCDGE type electron transport complex subunit D; the encoded protein is MERLLVVSSSPHIHSPLDTRTIMGWVLAALAPAGIAGVYFFGLRAAAVMAVCVVSCVAFEYLWERCTKRTVTVGDLSAAVTGLLLAYNLPPTIPFWMAVLGSLFAIIVVKQFFGGLGCNIVNPALAGRAMMLTSWPVPMTTWTLDGVSGATPLAMIKAGTLDNLPGLRDVFLGSVGGCIGETSALALLIGFAILLYKDIIKWHVPVIYVAVVAALCALFGRPVPPYYEILTGGLFLGAIFMATDYTTTPITLRGQMIFAAGCGLLTALIRTWGGYPEGVSYSILIMNLTVPLIDRATKPRIFGEVKKHG
- the rsxC gene encoding electron transport complex subunit RsxC, translated to MRLPTFWGGIHPPQNKDLTVNEGIEPYLPQGELVFPMAQNIGAPCSPVVAKGDKVLVGSRIGNNDAFVSAPILSSVSGTVKDVTMRMTTPGMLENCVVVENDGLYEMAPEWKPMENYESADPKEYVKRIREAGIVGFGGATFPTAVKLSPPPDKKIKWLIVNGVECEPYLNCDNRLMLEETERVVKGLQLVMRLFPDAQGVIAIENNKPAAVARMDEALTKLSADKISVRPLTVKYPQGAEKMLIEALTGQEYVMTALPADVGCIILNVRTIYQIYMAVAEGIPATKRIVTVTGDAVAHPRNIEVPLGTSVRELVDFCGGFKEQPVKILSGGPMMGISMRSIDVPVVKGTSGILALTAKSAMLKPITPCLRCGRCVTACPMGLVPNVLEPLVLERLYTRFEEEGGMNCIECGSCTYMCPANRPLTQGCRDGKASVMAMRRKAAAK